A genomic window from Exiguobacterium acetylicum DSM 20416 includes:
- the hslO gene encoding Hsp33 family molecular chaperone HslO, with protein sequence MKREELLAQLKDDYLVRALGFNGEVRAFAIRSTKTVYEAQLRHQTTPVVTAALGRTLTIGAMMGTMQKGDTRVTLKVEGDGPIGKIIVDADAKGVVRGYVSRPRVEMDTYVNADGLTKLKVGEAVGRGNISVIKDLGLRDFVGGQSPIQTGEISEDFTYYFAVSEQSPSVVGAGVLVYPEDESVIAAGGLIVQLMPGASEETISALEKRVGALKPISILVGEEKTPEEMLELVLGDYEHLDTIPVSFECTCDREKLATAIIALGPDEIQAMIDEDGGAEAVCHFCSEHYHYDVPELEELREKSLERA encoded by the coding sequence ATGAAACGTGAAGAATTATTAGCACAATTAAAAGATGACTATTTAGTACGGGCGTTAGGCTTCAATGGAGAAGTCCGTGCGTTTGCGATCCGTTCGACGAAAACGGTCTATGAAGCACAACTGCGCCATCAGACAACACCGGTCGTTACAGCAGCACTCGGTCGGACACTGACGATCGGCGCAATGATGGGTACGATGCAAAAAGGCGATACACGTGTCACATTAAAAGTCGAAGGCGATGGACCGATTGGGAAAATCATCGTCGATGCCGACGCAAAAGGTGTCGTTCGTGGATATGTCAGTCGTCCCCGCGTCGAAATGGATACGTACGTCAATGCAGACGGTCTGACGAAACTAAAAGTGGGTGAAGCGGTCGGTCGCGGAAACATCTCTGTCATCAAAGACCTCGGGTTGCGTGACTTCGTCGGTGGTCAATCGCCGATTCAAACAGGTGAGATTAGCGAAGACTTCACGTATTACTTCGCTGTATCGGAACAAAGCCCATCGGTCGTTGGAGCTGGCGTTCTCGTCTATCCGGAAGACGAATCAGTCATTGCAGCAGGTGGTTTGATCGTTCAATTGATGCCAGGTGCGTCGGAAGAGACGATCTCAGCACTTGAAAAACGTGTTGGAGCCCTTAAACCGATCTCGATTCTTGTCGGTGAGGAAAAAACACCAGAAGAAATGTTAGAACTCGTTCTCGGTGACTATGAGCATCTCGACACGATCCCGGTATCATTCGAATGTACGTGTGACCGTGAAAAATTAGCGACAGCGATCATCGCTCTTGGACCAGATGAGATCCAAGCGATGATTGATGAAGATGGTGGTGCGGAAGCGGTTTGTCACTTCTGTTCAGAGCATTATCACTATGATGTTCCAGAGTTAGAGGAACTTCGTGAAAAATCACTCGAAAGAGCATAA
- the folP gene encoding dihydropteroate synthase, with translation MTYIMGILNVTPDSFSDGGQYVDVEQAMRQARQLIADGADAIDVGGESTRPGAAFVSVEEELARVLPIIKRIKRELNVLVSIDTYKPVVAEAAIQAGADIINDVWGSKWGDRSMVNVAARYSVPIILMHNRETAHGEDMLAEVRADLEESIRLAKQAGVAEEHIWLDPGIGFMKTHEENLYLMRHLSIVTDFGYPVLLGTSRKSMIGLALGLPTEERIEGTIATVCYGIQQGCDWMRVHDVKEVKRAARMMDIMLAATKGE, from the coding sequence ATGACCTACATCATGGGTATCTTGAATGTGACACCGGACTCCTTTTCGGACGGTGGACAATATGTCGATGTCGAACAAGCGATGCGGCAAGCGCGTCAGCTCATCGCGGACGGAGCGGATGCGATCGATGTCGGTGGAGAGTCGACACGACCGGGTGCAGCGTTCGTATCAGTCGAAGAAGAACTCGCTCGTGTTTTACCGATCATCAAGCGCATCAAACGAGAACTGAACGTCCTCGTGTCGATCGATACGTACAAACCGGTCGTCGCAGAAGCTGCTATTCAAGCAGGAGCGGACATCATCAACGATGTTTGGGGCTCGAAGTGGGGCGATCGTTCGATGGTCAACGTCGCAGCACGATACAGTGTCCCCATCATTTTGATGCATAACCGGGAGACGGCGCATGGGGAAGATATGCTTGCAGAAGTTCGGGCTGACCTTGAGGAATCAATCCGATTAGCGAAACAGGCAGGTGTAGCGGAAGAGCACATTTGGCTCGACCCGGGGATTGGGTTCATGAAGACGCATGAAGAGAACTTGTACCTAATGCGTCATCTATCGATCGTAACGGACTTCGGATATCCAGTTTTACTCGGAACGTCTCGTAAATCGATGATCGGTCTCGCGCTTGGATTACCGACGGAAGAACGAATCGAAGGAACGATTGCGACGGTTTGCTACGGGATTCAACAAGGATGCGACTGGATGCGTGTGCATGATGTCAAAGAAGTCAAACGGGCAGCGCGGATGATGGACATCATGTTGGC
- a CDS encoding type III pantothenate kinase produces the protein MILVIDVGNTNIVLGVYQGQELIEHWRIATDRTRTTDEYGMLVKALFRDAELNVEEIEGIVLSSVVPPVVFPLENMCVRYFKRRPFLIGPGIKTGLDLKVDNPREVGADRIVNAVAATAKYEGPMIIVDFGTATTYCYIDAQKRYYGGIISPGVMVATEALYNKAAKLPRIEIAKPQSAIGRNTIHAMQSGTYFGYVAQVDGLVHRMKEEMGEAKVIATGGLARLISEESTMIEVVDPFLTLDGLRIIYERNK, from the coding sequence ATGATTTTAGTCATCGATGTCGGAAATACGAATATCGTCTTAGGTGTCTATCAAGGACAAGAGTTGATTGAGCATTGGCGGATTGCGACAGACCGGACACGGACGACGGACGAATACGGTATGCTCGTCAAAGCGTTGTTCCGTGACGCAGAGCTAAACGTGGAAGAAATCGAGGGAATCGTGTTATCATCTGTCGTACCCCCCGTCGTGTTTCCACTAGAAAATATGTGTGTGCGTTACTTTAAACGTCGTCCGTTCTTGATTGGACCAGGAATCAAGACAGGACTCGATTTAAAAGTCGATAATCCACGGGAAGTGGGAGCCGATCGAATCGTCAATGCAGTAGCGGCGACGGCGAAATACGAGGGGCCGATGATCATCGTCGATTTCGGAACAGCGACGACGTATTGTTACATCGATGCACAAAAACGGTATTACGGTGGCATCATCTCACCCGGTGTGATGGTTGCAACCGAGGCACTCTATAATAAGGCAGCAAAATTGCCACGAATCGAAATCGCGAAACCGCAGTCAGCGATTGGACGAAATACGATCCATGCGATGCAGTCGGGGACCTATTTCGGATATGTGGCACAGGTGGACGGACTCGTTCACCGGATGAAAGAGGAAATGGGAGAAGCGAAGGTCATTGCGACCGGTGGCTTAGCCCGATTAATCAGCGAGGAATCCACGATGATTGAGGTCGTCGATCCATTCTTGACGTTAGATGGATTACGGATTATCTACGAACGAAATAAGTGA
- a CDS encoding anthranilate synthase component I family protein, which yields MRQTKYKAVPWTKEQFYNRYVEQTNGTAGHVWLESGRIGRYTMAATRPVGYVRTKDGMTTIETDGKVETSTANPFDVLEQLRVERESIRPDGMPPFFGGFAGYVSYDAVRYLEKLPERAMDDLQTPDLSFYWYDEVAVFDEETKQLFIAVTRDTVEEAERVLETEVARWCIETEAPQFSATGSSGERERAFGQEAFMTAAHRIKSYIGDGDVFQVNLSVRQQEPLGTTAEHLYDVLRQVNPSPYMGYFADEDLTLVSASPELLVEKIGDALATRPIAGTRPRGKDEAEDLRLAKTLLDNEKERAEHVMLVDLERNDLGRVSRYGTVHVDELMVIEKYSHVQHIVSNVRGEVAPEHSGSQVLAAMFPGGTITGAPKIRTMEIIEELEPVRRGIYTGSLGFISWADDVIFNILIRTLVAKDGMAYVQAGAGVVTDSDAAREYEESLSKAKALWVTKETAEGTQ from the coding sequence ATGCGACAGACGAAATACAAAGCAGTACCATGGACGAAAGAACAATTCTACAATCGATATGTTGAACAGACGAATGGAACAGCGGGACACGTCTGGCTCGAAAGCGGCCGAATCGGACGGTATACGATGGCGGCGACTCGTCCTGTCGGATACGTCCGAACGAAGGACGGGATGACGACGATTGAGACAGATGGAAAAGTCGAGACGTCGACGGCGAATCCGTTTGATGTACTCGAACAGCTCCGCGTCGAACGTGAATCGATCCGACCGGATGGAATGCCACCTTTCTTTGGTGGATTTGCCGGTTACGTCAGTTATGATGCCGTCCGTTATTTAGAAAAGCTACCGGAGCGAGCGATGGATGATTTGCAAACACCCGATCTGTCATTTTACTGGTACGATGAAGTCGCCGTGTTTGATGAGGAAACGAAGCAATTGTTCATTGCCGTAACGCGAGACACAGTAGAAGAAGCAGAGCGAGTTCTTGAAACAGAAGTCGCGCGTTGGTGTATCGAGACGGAAGCACCTCAATTTTCAGCGACCGGTTCGTCCGGTGAGCGGGAACGGGCTTTTGGGCAGGAAGCCTTCATGACAGCGGCGCACCGGATTAAATCGTATATTGGGGACGGTGACGTCTTTCAAGTCAATTTGTCCGTCCGCCAACAAGAACCGCTTGGGACGACAGCGGAACATTTGTATGATGTATTACGACAAGTCAATCCTTCTCCGTACATGGGCTACTTTGCGGATGAAGATTTAACACTCGTGTCCGCCTCACCCGAGTTGCTCGTTGAAAAAATCGGTGATGCGTTAGCGACACGCCCGATTGCGGGAACACGGCCACGCGGGAAGGATGAAGCAGAGGATTTACGACTTGCGAAAACCTTACTCGATAACGAAAAAGAACGGGCAGAACATGTGATGCTTGTTGATTTAGAGCGGAATGATTTAGGACGCGTCAGTCGTTATGGTACGGTTCATGTCGATGAGTTGATGGTGATTGAGAAATACTCGCACGTGCAGCACATCGTCTCAAACGTCAGAGGGGAAGTAGCTCCGGAACACTCGGGGAGTCAGGTGCTTGCTGCGATGTTCCCAGGTGGTACGATCACTGGCGCACCAAAAATTCGGACGATGGAAATCATTGAAGAACTGGAACCGGTCCGGCGTGGTATCTATACCGGATCACTTGGCTTCATCAGTTGGGCGGATGATGTCATTTTCAATATCTTGATCCGGACACTCGTCGCAAAAGACGGGATGGCATATGTTCAAGCAGGTGCTGGAGTCGTCACAGATTCGGACGCAGCACGTGAATACGAAGAGTCACTTAGTAAAGCCAAAGCGTTATGGGTGACAAAAGAAACAGCGGAGGGAACGCAATGA
- a CDS encoding aminotransferase class IV, with the protein MYLWHDGTIKREEEIRISPLDHGFVYGMGVFETFRTYNGHPFLFDDHIERLRMSCVALGIQLGYDREALRQAIQDLYDAYEANDLYIRLNVSAGPREIGLSIDPYDTPTVLIYAKPIAPRKRAERALETIRLPRSTPETTYRLKSHHYMNNLVAKRQLFNPEAEGLFLTKEGHVCEGITSNIFWRYGSTWYTSPLETGALNGITRQFLMQHVPVEERLAYLPQLEEADEIIYTNSVQEAVAISSLDGRPFPGINGSGYAQIMTLFDQSVEHVTTRREQR; encoded by the coding sequence ATGTATCTCTGGCATGACGGAACCATTAAACGAGAAGAAGAGATAAGAATTTCCCCACTCGATCACGGATTCGTCTACGGGATGGGAGTATTCGAGACGTTTCGGACCTATAACGGACATCCGTTTTTGTTCGATGATCATATCGAACGCTTGCGGATGAGTTGTGTCGCACTCGGGATCCAGCTAGGATATGACCGGGAAGCCTTACGGCAAGCGATCCAAGATTTATATGACGCATATGAGGCGAACGATTTATACATTCGGTTGAATGTCTCGGCCGGTCCACGCGAGATCGGGTTATCGATCGATCCTTACGATACGCCGACCGTGTTGATCTATGCGAAACCGATCGCTCCGCGAAAACGAGCGGAACGGGCACTCGAGACGATTCGTTTACCGCGTAGTACACCGGAGACGACATACCGCTTGAAGTCGCATCATTACATGAACAATCTAGTGGCGAAACGCCAATTGTTCAATCCGGAAGCAGAAGGGCTGTTTTTGACGAAGGAAGGTCATGTCTGTGAAGGGATTACGTCAAATATTTTTTGGCGTTACGGAAGTACATGGTATACGTCACCGCTTGAGACCGGTGCACTGAACGGAATTACTCGTCAGTTCCTCATGCAACATGTACCGGTCGAAGAACGCCTGGCGTATTTACCACAGCTCGAAGAAGCAGACGAGATCATCTATACGAATTCCGTTCAGGAAGCGGTCGCGATTTCGTCACTTGACGGACGTCCTTTCCCCGGAATCAACGGATCAGGATATGCACAAATCATGACGCTGTTCGATCAATCCGTCGAACATGTGACGACAAGGAGGGAACAACGATGA
- the cysK gene encoding cysteine synthase A has product MRIANSVLDLVGRTPIVKLHHLTGPEDADVYLKLEYMNPGSSVKDRIALAMIEAAEEAGQLKEGDTIIEPTSGNTGIGLAMVASAKGYRAILVMPETMSMERRTLLRAYGAELILTPGPEGMKGAIARATAEAEEHGYFMPQQFNNGANPVVHEKTTGPEIVEAFEGMQLDAFIAGIGTGGTITGAGKVLRDAFQGIEIIAVEPTDSPVLSGGKPGPHKLQGIGAGFVPSILDTEIYDGVEQITTEEAFDHARRAAKTNGVLGGISSGAAIAAALKTAKRLGKGKNVLAIIPSNGERYLSTPLYQIEEEADQSK; this is encoded by the coding sequence ATGCGTATTGCGAATTCAGTATTAGATTTAGTCGGTCGGACCCCGATCGTCAAGTTACATCATCTAACGGGTCCTGAGGATGCAGATGTGTATCTGAAATTGGAGTACATGAACCCTGGATCAAGCGTAAAAGACCGGATTGCGTTGGCGATGATCGAGGCGGCAGAAGAAGCGGGTCAACTCAAAGAAGGAGACACGATCATCGAGCCGACGAGTGGGAACACAGGCATCGGACTAGCGATGGTCGCTTCGGCGAAAGGATACCGCGCCATTCTCGTCATGCCGGAAACGATGAGCATGGAGCGCCGGACGTTGCTTCGCGCCTATGGTGCGGAATTGATTTTGACACCGGGTCCTGAAGGAATGAAGGGTGCGATCGCTCGCGCGACAGCGGAAGCAGAAGAACATGGTTACTTCATGCCACAACAATTCAATAACGGCGCCAATCCAGTCGTCCATGAAAAAACGACAGGTCCTGAAATCGTCGAAGCGTTCGAAGGCATGCAACTCGATGCATTCATCGCGGGAATTGGAACGGGTGGAACGATCACCGGTGCTGGTAAAGTGTTACGCGATGCCTTCCAAGGGATTGAAATCATTGCTGTTGAACCAACGGATTCACCTGTCTTATCGGGTGGTAAACCGGGACCGCACAAACTGCAAGGAATCGGTGCTGGATTCGTGCCGTCGATTCTTGATACTGAGATTTATGATGGTGTTGAGCAGATCACGACGGAAGAAGCATTTGATCACGCACGGCGAGCAGCGAAGACGAACGGTGTCTTAGGCGGTATCTCGTCAGGTGCTGCGATTGCAGCAGCGCTCAAGACGGCGAAACGTCTCGGGAAAGGGAAAAACGTTCTCGCGATCATTCCTTCGAATGGGGAGCGGTACTTAAGTACACCGCTGTATCAAATCGAGGAAGAAGCAGACCAATCGAAGTAA
- a CDS encoding anthranilate synthase component II — protein MIVLIDNYDSFTYNLVQYFGELGQDIRVFRNDAITLAEIEALQPDHLVISPGPCTPNEAGISLEAIAYFAGKVPILGVCLGHQAIGQVFGGKVVRAKELMHGKVSPLTHDGQGIFERIPQATPVTRYHSLVVERETFPEVLEVTAEAGGEIMALRHRTLPILGVQFHPEAILTRDGKQMLKNFLELTHYVSLA, from the coding sequence ATGATTGTATTGATTGATAACTATGATTCCTTTACGTACAACTTAGTCCAGTATTTCGGCGAACTTGGGCAAGACATCCGGGTATTTCGCAACGACGCGATCACGCTTGCGGAAATCGAAGCGTTGCAACCGGATCATCTTGTCATCTCACCGGGCCCCTGTACGCCGAATGAAGCGGGAATCAGTCTAGAAGCGATTGCTTATTTTGCTGGAAAGGTACCGATTTTAGGTGTCTGTTTGGGTCATCAAGCGATCGGTCAAGTATTCGGGGGTAAAGTCGTCCGCGCGAAGGAATTGATGCACGGAAAAGTCTCGCCACTGACGCATGACGGACAAGGCATCTTTGAACGGATCCCACAAGCGACGCCGGTGACACGTTACCACTCGCTCGTCGTTGAACGCGAGACATTCCCGGAAGTACTTGAAGTAACAGCGGAAGCTGGCGGAGAAATCATGGCACTCCGTCACCGGACGTTGCCGATTCTCGGTGTCCAGTTCCATCCGGAAGCGATTTTGACACGAGACGGGAAACAGATGTTAAAAAATTTCTTGGAGTTGACGCATTATGTATCTCTGGCATGA